In the Colius striatus isolate bColStr4 chromosome W, bColStr4.1.hap1, whole genome shotgun sequence genome, one interval contains:
- the LOC104558433 gene encoding speckle-type POZ protein, which produces MSRVPSPPPPAEMSSGPVAESWCYTQIKVVKFSYMWTINNFSFCREEMGEVIKSSTFSSGANDKLKWCLRVNPKGLDEESKDYLSLYLLLVSCPKSEVRAKFKFSILNAKGEETKAMESQRAYRFVQGKDWGFKKFIRRDFLLDEANGLLPDDKLTLFCEVSVVQDSVNISGQNTMNMVKVPECRLADELGGLWENSRFTDCCLCVAGQEFQAHKAILAARSPVFSAMFEHEMEESKKNRVEINDVEPEVFKEMMCFIYTGKAPNLDKMADDLLAAADKYALERLKVMCEDALCSNLSVENAAEILILADLHSADQLKTQAVDFINYHASDVMETSGWKSMVVSHPHLVAEAYRSLASAQCPFLGPPRKRLKQS; this is translated from the exons ATGTCAAGGGTGCCGAGTCCTCCTCCTCCGGCAGAAATGTCGAGTGGACCTGTAGCAGAGAGCTGGTGCTATACTCAG ATCAAGGTGGTGAAATTTTCCTACATGTGGACCATAAACAATTTCAGCTTCTGCCGAGAAGAAATGGGTGAGGTTATCAAAAGTTCAACCTTTTCATCTGGGGCCAATGATAAACTCAAATG GTGTTTACGTGTGAACCCTAAAGGCTTGGATGAAGAAAGTAAAGATTATCTCTCCCTCTATCTGTTGCTGGTGAGCTGTCCAAAAAGTGAAGTTCGAGCAAAGTTCAAATTCTCCATCCTGAATGctaaaggagaagaaacaaaagcaatgg AGAGCCAGCGAGCATATCGATTTGTACAAGGCAAGGACTGGGGATTCAAAAAATTTATTAGAAGAGACTTTCTTTTGGATGAGGCCAATGGACTTCTTCCAGATGACAAACTCACTCTCTTCTGTGAG GTGAGTGTGGTCCAGGACTCTGTCAATATCTCTGGCCAGAACACAATGAACATGGTGAAGGTTCCAGAGTGCCGTTTGGcagatgagctgggagggctcTGGGAGAACTCACGCTTCACGGACTGCTGTCTATGCGTGGCGGGCCAGGAGTTCCAGGCTCACAAAGCCATACTGGCAG CACGTTCCCCGGTTTTCAGCGCTATGTTTGAGCATGAGATGGAAGAGAGTAAAAAG AATCGGGTTGAAATCAATGATGTGGAGCCTGAAGTTTTTAAGGAAATGATGTGCTTTATTTACACGGGGAAGGCACCAAATCTCGACAAAATGGCTGATGACTtgctggcagctgctgacaaG TATGCTCTAGAACGTCTGAAGGTGATGTGTGAGGATGCACTGTGCAGTAACCTGTCTGTGGAAAATGCAGCAGAGATTCTCATTCTAGCTGACCTACATAGTGCTGATCAACTGAAAACTCAAGCAGTGGACTTCATTAACTA TCATGCTTCTGACGTCATGGAGACATCAGGCTGGAAGTCTATGGTTGTATCGCATCCCCATTTGGTGGCTGAGGCGTATCGCTCTTTGGCCTCCGCACAGTGTCCCTTTCTGGGACCCCCACGTAAGCGACTGAAGCAATCCTAA